One genomic window of Streptomyces sp. NBC_01498 includes the following:
- a CDS encoding DUF2637 domain-containing protein: protein MRLTEFPLNWLIPGAVMLVGILAAVAIITRGKRAGGKATTEDTWERSEERRRRKEAVYGTASYLLLFCCAAVAAALSFHGLVGFGRQNLNLSGGWEYLVPFGLDGAAMFCSVLAVREASHGDAALGSRLLVWTFAGAAAWFNWVHAPRGLDHAGAPQFFAGMSLSAAVLFDRALKQTRRAALREQGLVPRPLPQIRIVRWLRAPRETFAAWSLMLLEGVRTLDEAVDEVRDDRRQKQESKQRQREQEKLGRARIKALNRQHRAWGRGRGRQIEMAGAGASPAAVGPGSPEPVIPELTSERGASDPLPVPSRPSLPAARSGEGRTVDLTAEDDTMALHRIDSLERKLTDLEKQYG from the coding sequence ATGCGACTGACCGAATTCCCTCTCAACTGGCTTATTCCGGGCGCCGTGATGCTCGTCGGGATCCTGGCGGCGGTGGCGATCATCACGCGCGGCAAGCGCGCGGGCGGCAAGGCCACGACCGAGGACACCTGGGAGCGCAGCGAGGAACGGCGCAGACGGAAGGAAGCGGTCTACGGGACCGCCTCCTATCTGCTGCTGTTCTGCTGCGCCGCCGTGGCCGCCGCGCTCTCCTTCCACGGACTCGTCGGCTTCGGCCGGCAGAATCTCAATCTCAGCGGCGGCTGGGAGTACCTCGTCCCGTTCGGCCTCGACGGGGCGGCGATGTTCTGCTCCGTGCTGGCCGTGCGTGAGGCCAGCCACGGCGACGCGGCGCTCGGCTCGCGCCTTCTGGTGTGGACGTTCGCCGGGGCCGCGGCCTGGTTCAACTGGGTGCACGCGCCGCGCGGGCTGGACCACGCGGGCGCCCCGCAGTTCTTCGCCGGGATGTCGCTCTCGGCCGCCGTGCTCTTCGACCGGGCGCTGAAGCAGACCCGCCGGGCCGCACTGCGCGAACAGGGCCTGGTTCCCCGGCCGTTGCCGCAGATCCGGATCGTCCGGTGGCTGCGGGCGCCCCGGGAGACCTTCGCCGCCTGGTCGCTCATGCTGCTGGAAGGCGTACGCACGCTGGACGAGGCCGTGGACGAGGTGCGCGACGACCGGCGGCAGAAGCAGGAGAGCAAGCAGCGGCAGCGTGAGCAGGAGAAGCTGGGCCGGGCGAGGATCAAGGCGCTCAACCGGCAGCACCGGGCGTGGGGACGCGGCCGGGGCCGGCAGATCGAGATGGCGGGCGCCGGTGCCTCGCCGGCCGCCGTGGGGCCGGGCTCTCCGGAGCCCGTCATACCGGAGCTCACCTCCGAACGCGGCGCGTCGGACCCGCTGCCCGTACCGTCCCGCCCGTCCCTTCCGGCGGCCAGGAGCGGCGAGGGCCGTACCGTCGACCTGACGGCCGAGGACGACACCATGGCGCTGCACCGGATCGACTCCCTGGAGCGCAAGCTCACCGATCTGGAGAAGCAGTACGGCTGA
- a CDS encoding ATP-binding protein, giving the protein MRGTGEQARLLSKQLLRRVESADLTAVPEVRHALRELLSHWRARESAEVAELLTSELVTNALVHTEHGAVVKATVADSRLRVEVRDFVDAPPTPDEPTEDDGTHGRGLVLVEGLADSWGVRAQGLGKMVWFELNGGTAA; this is encoded by the coding sequence ATGAGAGGCACGGGGGAGCAGGCGCGACTGCTGAGCAAGCAGTTGCTCCGCAGAGTCGAGAGCGCCGATCTCACGGCGGTGCCCGAAGTCCGGCACGCGCTGCGTGAGTTGCTGAGCCATTGGCGCGCCCGGGAGTCCGCGGAGGTGGCGGAGCTCCTGACCAGTGAGCTGGTGACCAACGCGCTGGTGCACACCGAGCACGGGGCGGTGGTCAAGGCGACGGTCGCCGATTCCCGGCTACGGGTGGAGGTGCGGGACTTCGTGGATGCCCCGCCGACGCCGGACGAGCCGACCGAGGACGACGGCACCCATGGGCGGGGGCTGGTCCTGGTGGAGGGGCTCGCCGACTCCTGGGGCGTCCGGGCGCAGGGGCTGGGCAAGATGGTCTGGTTCGAACTGAACGGCGGGACGGCGGCCTGA